Proteins from one Chroococcidiopsis sp. CCMEE 29 genomic window:
- a CDS encoding HhoA/HhoB/HtrA family serine endopeptidase, giving the protein MSTMLGDRHQLTASCNCLYPNPKLTLVTVGKIFLRKLGYCILLLLIGMGTGLFSGWSTAMAAPSGQTLVPTWESLASTGSTLLAQADTEDNFVTAAVDKVESAVVQVNVSRTLGGDVPDFLKPFLGGPQAGSPGGQILRGIGSGFVIDTTGQILTNAHVVDEADTVTVSFQDGRVLEGKVLGKDPVTDVAVIQVQAENLPTVVLGNSDKVRQGQWAIAIGNPLGLQESVTVGVVSGTERSSLAIGIPDKRIGFIQTDAAINPGNSGGPLLNARGEVIGINTAIIRGSQGLGFAIPINAARQIAQQLIATGTVEHPYIGVQMVALNPQVKQQIKTASRSSMQIEEDQGILVVQVGRRTPAAKAGIRPGDVIEQINSQPVADAKTFQQLLDETGVGGEFQVQLRRNGRDVALTIKPEQLPSVETR; this is encoded by the coding sequence ATGAGTACAATGCTTGGCGATCGCCACCAGCTAACTGCTAGCTGCAATTGCCTTTATCCCAACCCCAAACTAACTTTAGTCACAGTCGGTAAGATATTTTTGCGGAAGTTAGGCTATTGCATATTGCTTCTGTTGATTGGTATGGGGACTGGCCTGTTCAGTGGTTGGTCCACTGCTATGGCAGCACCATCTGGGCAAACACTTGTGCCAACTTGGGAGAGTTTAGCTAGTACAGGCAGTACCCTGCTCGCGCAAGCTGACACAGAAGACAACTTTGTCACCGCAGCCGTGGACAAAGTGGAGTCCGCCGTTGTCCAGGTTAACGTTTCCCGCACCTTGGGAGGAGACGTACCGGATTTCCTCAAACCCTTTCTAGGCGGACCTCAGGCAGGTTCACCTGGTGGACAAATTTTGCGCGGCATTGGTTCTGGCTTTGTTATTGATACTACAGGGCAGATATTGACCAATGCCCATGTTGTGGACGAAGCAGATACAGTCACAGTATCATTCCAAGACGGTCGCGTATTGGAAGGTAAAGTGTTGGGGAAAGACCCCGTGACCGATGTAGCTGTGATTCAGGTGCAAGCTGAGAACTTACCGACAGTTGTACTTGGCAATTCAGACAAAGTTCGGCAGGGACAATGGGCGATCGCCATCGGTAATCCGCTGGGCTTACAGGAAAGCGTGACAGTTGGCGTAGTCAGTGGTACAGAACGCTCCAGCTTAGCCATTGGCATCCCTGATAAACGGATAGGCTTTATTCAAACCGACGCAGCGATCAATCCCGGTAATTCTGGCGGACCATTGTTGAATGCTAGGGGCGAAGTTATCGGCATCAATACAGCCATTATTAGGGGATCGCAGGGGCTAGGCTTTGCCATTCCTATCAACGCGGCACGGCAGATCGCGCAACAACTGATTGCCACGGGGACAGTTGAACACCCCTACATTGGCGTACAGATGGTAGCCCTCAATCCTCAAGTCAAGCAGCAAATCAAAACTGCCTCCAGAAGTAGTATGCAGATAGAGGAAGACCAGGGAATTTTGGTTGTCCAGGTAGGGCGACGCACCCCAGCTGCTAAAGCAGGAATAAGACCGGGTGATGTAATTGAACAGATCAATAGCCAGCCCGTAGCTGACGCAAAAACATTTCAGCAGTTATTAGATGAAACTGGAGTTGGCGGCGAGTTTCAGGTGCAACTGAGGCGAAATGGACGGGATGTAGCATTGACGATCAAACCTGAGCAACTCCCTAGCGTTGAAACTCGGTAG
- the thrC gene encoding threonine synthase, whose amino-acid sequence MTQATTYQAQATDATFKALKCKECGAEYELKASHVCEFCFGPLEVTYDYSALRRKVTRESIQAGPHSIWRYRPFLPVATDTPIDVGTGMTPLVQANRLARRLGLKKLYIKNDAVNMPTLSFKDRVVSVALTRARELGFSTVSCASTGNLANSTAAIAAHAGLDCCVFIPADLEAGKILGTLIYSPTLMAVQGNYDQVNRLCSEVANTYGWGFVNINLRPYYSEGSKTLGYEVAEQLGWQLPDHIVAPLASGSLFTKIYKGFQEFIQVGLVADKQVRFSGAQAEGCSPIAQAYKEERDFIKPVKPNTIAKSIAIGNPADGVYAVEVARKTNGNIESVNDAEIIDGIKLLAETEGIFTETAGGTTIAVLKKLVEAGKIDPDETTVVYITGNGLKTQEAVQGYVGEPLTIEAKLDSFERALERSRTLERLDWQQVLV is encoded by the coding sequence ATGACGCAGGCGACCACATACCAAGCTCAAGCAACAGATGCCACCTTTAAAGCCTTGAAGTGTAAGGAATGTGGCGCAGAGTACGAACTCAAAGCTAGCCATGTTTGTGAATTCTGCTTTGGTCCTTTAGAAGTTACCTACGACTACAGCGCTCTGCGCCGTAAAGTCACTCGCGAAAGCATTCAAGCAGGACCGCATTCAATTTGGCGCTATCGTCCGTTCTTGCCCGTTGCCACTGACACGCCAATTGATGTGGGAACAGGTATGACCCCCCTAGTGCAAGCAAATCGGTTGGCACGGCGCTTAGGGTTGAAAAAGCTTTACATCAAGAACGATGCCGTCAATATGCCTACCCTCAGCTTCAAAGATCGGGTAGTTTCAGTTGCCCTCACCCGCGCTCGCGAGCTAGGTTTCTCCACCGTCTCTTGTGCCAGCACTGGAAATTTAGCTAATTCTACAGCTGCGATCGCTGCCCATGCTGGTCTAGACTGCTGCGTCTTCATCCCCGCTGACTTAGAAGCTGGGAAAATCCTGGGGACTCTAATTTACAGTCCTACCTTGATGGCAGTTCAGGGTAACTATGACCAAGTTAACCGTCTGTGCTCAGAAGTTGCCAACACCTATGGCTGGGGCTTCGTCAACATTAACTTGCGCCCCTATTATTCTGAAGGTTCAAAAACCCTCGGTTATGAAGTTGCAGAACAGCTAGGATGGCAACTGCCAGATCACATCGTCGCTCCCCTAGCTTCAGGTTCCCTCTTTACCAAAATCTACAAAGGTTTCCAGGAATTTATTCAAGTTGGCTTGGTGGCAGATAAGCAAGTCCGGTTCAGTGGAGCTCAGGCAGAAGGTTGTTCGCCCATAGCCCAAGCCTACAAAGAAGAACGCGATTTTATCAAGCCAGTTAAGCCCAACACGATCGCTAAATCAATCGCGATCGGCAACCCAGCTGACGGTGTTTATGCGGTTGAAGTAGCGCGAAAAACCAACGGCAATATTGAATCAGTCAATGATGCTGAAATTATTGATGGTATCAAGCTACTAGCTGAAACTGAAGGCATTTTTACAGAAACAGCGGGTGGAACAACGATCGCTGTGCTGAAGAAACTAGTAGAAGCAGGTAAGATTGACCCAGATGAAACCACTGTGGTTTACATTACCGGCAATGGGCTAAAAACCCAGGAAGCTGTTCAAGGCTACGTTGGTGAGCCTTTGACAATTGAAGCGAAACTGGATAGCTTTGAACGGGCGCTAGAGCGCTCGCGTACACTAGAGCGCCTCGACTGGCAGCAAGTCCTGGTTTGA
- a CDS encoding MoaD/ThiS family protein — translation MSVKVLIPTPLQKFTNNQATLECSGSNVAELLESLEQSCPGIKSRVCDEQGQPRRFLNLYVNSEDIRFLEGTETPLKEGDEVSIVPAVAGG, via the coding sequence ATGTCCGTCAAAGTATTAATTCCCACACCCCTACAGAAGTTTACGAACAATCAAGCCACGCTGGAATGTAGTGGCAGCAATGTAGCTGAGCTGCTGGAATCTTTAGAGCAAAGCTGTCCTGGTATCAAGTCGCGTGTTTGTGATGAACAGGGACAGCCACGTCGATTTTTGAACTTATACGTCAACAGTGAAGATATCAGGTTTTTAGAAGGGACAGAAACACCGCTTAAAGAAGGAGACGAGGTTAGCATCGTCCCCGCTGTTGCTGGTGGTTGA
- a CDS encoding DUF2996 domain-containing protein — MAEEPTNHNEAGEVAPSTVDKQAPSVSEEHAPSTDEAVATDIPTANAPDPDANLVENPEAAEEKGTPVVEGTDQSALNPKTDGRPADRKTAAPPKGDKPAGAKATGDKPAAKAAKKEKAPAVENKPFAEFMQQDYLPAVKKALEDQGVQELELTFAKQKVPIAGLSQNEYWQVMGRWQNGLRQFNIYFPDEDIQGKRAFSCNEGSKPSTLEPFLIDERKITLDLMIYGLVQRLNGQKWLSLN; from the coding sequence ATGGCAGAAGAACCCACTAATCACAATGAAGCTGGAGAGGTAGCTCCCAGCACTGTTGATAAACAGGCTCCCAGCGTCTCTGAAGAACACGCTCCCAGTACCGATGAAGCCGTAGCAACAGATATTCCCACCGCCAACGCACCCGATCCAGATGCGAATTTAGTGGAGAACCCTGAAGCCGCTGAGGAGAAAGGAACTCCAGTGGTAGAAGGTACAGATCAATCTGCGTTGAATCCAAAAACAGATGGAAGACCAGCTGACAGAAAAACTGCTGCACCACCCAAGGGAGATAAGCCAGCGGGAGCTAAGGCGACAGGTGATAAACCAGCGGCTAAGGCTGCTAAAAAGGAGAAAGCACCAGCGGTTGAAAATAAGCCGTTTGCTGAATTTATGCAGCAAGACTACCTGCCAGCTGTGAAGAAGGCACTTGAAGATCAGGGTGTCCAAGAGCTAGAGCTGACTTTTGCCAAACAGAAGGTTCCGATTGCTGGCTTGAGTCAAAATGAATATTGGCAAGTAATGGGACGCTGGCAAAATGGTCTGCGTCAATTTAATATCTATTTTCCTGATGAAGATATTCAAGGAAAAAGAGCTTTTTCCTGCAATGAGGGTTCTAAGCCGAGTACGCTTGAGCCATTTTTAATTGATGAGCGTAAAATTACGCTTGACCTGATGATATACGGTCTGGTGCAACGGTTAAACGGTCAAAAGTGGTTGTCGTTAAATTAA
- a CDS encoding TM2 domain-containing protein → MENRKLEAPEKPLNKVTSAYIFWLGCLLQLHGLHRIYNGKIGTGLLWLFTFGLFGIGQLVDLFLIPDMVEEYNTKLRAKLGMSVPGMPLSQPVVTRTVFKPTSEELMVKLLKAAAARNGKLSVTQGVMETGASFAEVEAVLKQMVKSGYVRVDNHPDTGIVIYEFLEL, encoded by the coding sequence ATGGAAAACAGGAAACTTGAAGCTCCAGAAAAGCCTTTAAATAAAGTTACCAGTGCCTATATTTTTTGGCTAGGTTGCTTGCTTCAGCTACATGGGCTACATCGCATCTATAACGGCAAAATTGGGACAGGGCTTTTATGGCTGTTCACCTTTGGTCTGTTTGGTATAGGGCAGCTAGTGGATCTGTTCCTGATTCCTGACATGGTGGAAGAGTACAACACAAAGTTGAGAGCCAAATTGGGTATGTCTGTCCCTGGTATGCCTCTCTCGCAACCTGTAGTAACTAGAACTGTTTTTAAACCTACCTCTGAAGAGCTAATGGTGAAACTGCTCAAGGCTGCAGCAGCTCGGAACGGGAAACTTTCTGTCACCCAAGGAGTTATGGAGACAGGAGCTAGCTTTGCTGAGGTAGAAGCTGTTTTGAAGCAGATGGTTAAATCTGGCTACGTCAGGGTTGATAATCATCCTGACACTGGCATCGTGATTTACGAGTTCCTGGAACTCTAG
- the acsF gene encoding magnesium-protoporphyrin IX monomethyl ester (oxidative) cyclase, giving the protein MVDSLKKPDLEELRPGVKVPAKETLLTPRFYTTDFDEMARMDISVNEDELKALLEEFRADYNRHHFVRDAEFEQSWDHIDGETRRLFVEFLERSCTAEFSGFLLYKELSRRLKDKSPLLAESFSLMSRDEARHAGFLNKALSDFNLSLDLGFLTKSRKYTFFKPKFIFYATYLSEKIGYWRYITIYRHLAAHPEDRIYPIFRFFENWCQDENRHGDFFDAIMRSQPQMLNDWKAKLWCRFFLLSVFATMYLNDIQRSGFYAAIGLDAREYDTYVIEKTNETAGRVFPVILDVENPEFYRRLDVCIKNNEKLSAIANSNTPKVLQLFQKLPLYLSNAWQFLWLYLMKPIDMTSVQGKVR; this is encoded by the coding sequence ATGGTAGATTCTCTCAAAAAACCAGACCTTGAAGAACTGCGACCGGGCGTGAAAGTCCCAGCCAAGGAAACCCTGCTCACCCCCCGGTTCTATACCACCGACTTTGATGAGATGGCGCGGATGGACATCTCAGTTAACGAAGATGAGCTGAAAGCCCTGTTGGAAGAGTTCCGCGCCGACTACAATCGCCACCACTTTGTCCGGGATGCAGAATTTGAACAATCTTGGGATCATATTGACGGGGAAACTCGCCGTTTGTTCGTTGAGTTTTTGGAGCGTTCCTGCACGGCAGAATTTTCTGGATTCTTGCTTTACAAAGAACTAAGCCGGAGGTTGAAAGACAAAAGCCCCTTGCTGGCAGAATCCTTTAGTTTGATGTCAAGGGATGAAGCACGTCATGCTGGGTTCTTAAATAAGGCACTATCAGACTTCAATCTGTCGCTGGATTTGGGCTTTTTAACCAAGAGTCGCAAGTATACTTTCTTTAAGCCAAAGTTTATTTTCTATGCCACGTATCTATCTGAGAAGATTGGTTACTGGCGGTATATCACGATTTATCGTCATTTAGCAGCCCATCCTGAAGATCGGATTTATCCAATCTTCCGGTTTTTTGAGAACTGGTGTCAGGACGAAAATCGGCATGGAGATTTCTTTGACGCCATAATGAGATCTCAGCCGCAGATGTTGAATGATTGGAAGGCAAAGCTGTGGTGCCGGTTCTTCTTGTTGTCAGTGTTTGCAACGATGTATCTCAACGATATCCAGCGCTCAGGCTTCTATGCAGCAATTGGGCTGGATGCACGGGAGTACGACACCTATGTAATTGAGAAGACGAACGAAACAGCAGGACGGGTGTTCCCAGTGATTCTGGATGTGGAAAATCCAGAGTTTTATCGGCGGTTAGATGTTTGCATCAAAAATAACGAGAAATTGAGTGCGATCGCTAACTCCAACACTCCTAAAGTCCTGCAATTGTTCCAGAAGCTGCCGCTTTATCTCTCTAATGCTTGGCAATTCTTGTGGTTGTACCTGATGAAGCCGATTGACATGACTTCGGTTCAAGGCAAGGTACGCTAA
- a CDS encoding helix-turn-helix transcriptional regulator, with amino-acid sequence MIKNERQYRVTKTQAQKFEQALAQLAKYSEEMKKENPLLWQAQKSALESQLNDLREEIEEYNALTPNSVNRTVVFTVDSLEALPRALIKARIAAKLSQKDLAERLGLKEQQIQRYEATEYASANFARVIEVSQALGMRLQPKAEIQVEVGRSHPR; translated from the coding sequence ATGATCAAGAATGAGCGTCAGTACCGCGTCACCAAGACTCAAGCGCAGAAGTTCGAGCAAGCGCTGGCACAGTTAGCTAAATATTCGGAGGAAATGAAGAAAGAAAATCCGCTGTTGTGGCAAGCTCAAAAGTCTGCCTTAGAGAGTCAACTAAATGATCTGCGAGAGGAAATTGAGGAGTATAACGCACTTACTCCCAATTCTGTCAATAGGACTGTAGTATTTACAGTTGATTCACTAGAGGCGTTACCACGCGCTCTGATTAAAGCACGTATAGCTGCTAAATTAAGCCAGAAAGATCTGGCTGAGCGGCTTGGACTCAAAGAGCAGCAAATCCAGCGGTACGAGGCTACAGAATATGCCTCTGCCAACTTTGCACGAGTTATAGAAGTGAGTCAGGCTCTTGGCATGAGGTTGCAACCGAAGGCAGAGATACAAGTAGAAGTAGGGCGATCGCACCCAAGATAA
- a CDS encoding FAD-dependent oxidoreductase yields the protein MTTESQSPRVVVVGAGWAGLGATYHLAKQGYNVTLLEAGPYPGGLVAGWKTEGGRSVEAGVHGFWYPYKNIFSLVRELGINPFTPFTRSSQYSPAGLEVESPIFQDLPRLPTPLGTFLYTQFKRLPLIDRLSALPLLYAVIDFDNSDQAWRRYDSVTARELFKDFAVSARLYRDSFEPMLLVGLFASGEQCSAAATLGMLYFFILAHQPDFDVVWCRGTVGEMIFRPWVERIEQAGGRLLASRRVSDIILDSTGRATGVVCGDEVFDADAVIFAVGISGMQKIVSSSPSLQSRKEFRDVMNLGAIDVLATRLWFDRKISIPRPSNACFGFNATTGWTFFDLNALQDEYRNEPGSVVEVDFYHANQFLPLSDEEIVPLVQHDLATCIPAFREAKVIDSSVIRLPRAVTHFAPGSYQYMLPAQTSIENVFMSGDWIVTRHGSWSQEKAYVTGLEAANLVISRFGHGSKAAIAPVEADEPHIQIARSLNHTVRSLGKTFLPNFWLP from the coding sequence ATGACAACGGAATCGCAGTCTCCTAGAGTAGTAGTCGTCGGCGCTGGTTGGGCTGGATTGGGGGCTACCTACCACCTGGCAAAACAAGGGTACAATGTGACACTCCTAGAAGCTGGTCCCTATCCGGGTGGCTTAGTTGCAGGCTGGAAGACAGAAGGTGGACGCTCCGTGGAGGCAGGTGTTCATGGCTTCTGGTATCCATACAAAAATATATTTTCCCTGGTACGGGAATTGGGAATTAATCCCTTTACACCTTTTACTCGCTCCTCCCAATACTCGCCAGCAGGATTAGAAGTCGAATCACCAATCTTCCAAGACTTACCGCGACTCCCCACCCCATTAGGAACTTTTCTCTACACCCAGTTCAAGCGTTTGCCATTGATTGACCGCCTCAGCGCCCTACCCCTGCTCTACGCAGTCATTGATTTTGACAATTCCGATCAAGCTTGGCGACGCTATGACTCAGTAACAGCCCGAGAACTGTTCAAAGATTTTGCTGTCTCCGCACGTCTGTACCGCGATTCCTTCGAGCCGATGCTCCTGGTAGGCTTATTTGCTTCGGGTGAGCAGTGTTCAGCTGCCGCCACATTGGGAATGCTTTACTTTTTTATCCTGGCTCACCAACCAGATTTCGATGTTGTCTGGTGTCGGGGTACAGTCGGGGAGATGATATTTCGACCTTGGGTTGAGCGTATCGAACAAGCTGGGGGAAGGCTACTTGCCAGCCGCCGGGTAAGTGACATCATCCTTGATAGTACAGGTCGGGCAACAGGTGTTGTCTGTGGTGATGAAGTGTTTGATGCTGACGCAGTAATTTTTGCGGTTGGAATTAGCGGGATGCAGAAGATAGTCAGTAGTAGCCCCAGCCTGCAAAGCCGTAAAGAATTCCGGGATGTGATGAACCTGGGAGCAATTGATGTACTTGCTACAAGGTTGTGGTTCGACCGCAAAATCTCTATTCCCCGTCCTTCCAACGCCTGCTTTGGGTTTAATGCAACAACAGGTTGGACGTTTTTCGATCTAAATGCACTGCAAGATGAGTACCGCAACGAACCAGGAAGTGTTGTTGAGGTGGATTTCTATCACGCCAATCAGTTTTTACCGTTAAGTGATGAGGAAATTGTGCCCCTTGTCCAGCATGACCTAGCAACCTGTATTCCGGCATTTCGAGAGGCTAAAGTAATCGACAGCAGTGTAATCCGTCTGCCCCGAGCAGTTACTCACTTTGCACCGGGTAGTTATCAGTACATGTTGCCAGCACAGACAAGTATAGAGAATGTGTTTATGAGCGGTGACTGGATTGTTACTCGCCACGGTTCTTGGTCTCAGGAAAAGGCTTATGTAACTGGTTTGGAAGCAGCAAATTTGGTGATTTCACGTTTTGGGCATGGGAGTAAGGCAGCGATCGCACCAGTGGAAGCTGATGAACCTCATATTCAAATAGCGCGATCGCTCAACCACACAGTACGCAGCTTGGGCAAAACCTTCCTACCAAATTTTTGGTTACCTTGA
- the bchI gene encoding magnesium chelatase ATPase subunit I yields MSPTALAARRVVFPFTAIVGQEEMKLALLLNVIDPKIGGVMIMGDRGTGKSTTIRALADLLPEIKVVADDPFNSHPGDPDLMSDAVRQQLEQQAEIRVTKKKVSMVDLPLGATEDRVCGTIDIEKALSEGVKAFEPGLLAKANRGILYVDEVNLLDDHLVDVLLDSAASGWNTVEREGISIRHPARFVLVGSGNPEEGELRPQLLDRFGMHAEIRTVKEPALRVQIVEQRAEFDQYPQQFLEKYQPQQQALQQQIVSAQELLPSVAMDYDLRVKISEVCSELDVDGLRGDIVTNRAAKALAAFESHTEVTVDDIRRVMTLCLRHRLRKDPLESIDSGYKVEKTFNRVFGIETNSIEASEKTAQANGIGQTSGRFR; encoded by the coding sequence GTGAGTCCAACTGCCCTAGCTGCTCGTCGCGTCGTTTTTCCCTTCACTGCCATTGTGGGTCAGGAAGAAATGAAGCTTGCCTTGCTGTTGAACGTGATTGACCCTAAAATCGGCGGTGTGATGATTATGGGCGATCGCGGCACTGGTAAATCTACAACTATCCGGGCTCTGGCTGATTTACTGCCAGAGATTAAAGTGGTTGCCGATGATCCCTTCAACAGCCACCCTGGAGACCCTGACTTGATGAGCGATGCTGTGCGTCAGCAGTTGGAGCAACAGGCAGAAATTCGCGTCACAAAGAAAAAAGTCTCAATGGTTGATCTGCCTTTGGGAGCCACAGAAGACCGAGTTTGCGGTACTATCGATATCGAAAAAGCGCTTTCAGAAGGTGTTAAAGCCTTTGAACCAGGACTCTTGGCTAAAGCAAATCGCGGCATTCTCTACGTTGATGAAGTTAACCTGCTAGATGACCACTTAGTAGACGTACTACTTGACTCAGCAGCCAGTGGCTGGAATACGGTAGAACGGGAAGGCATTTCTATCCGCCACCCTGCCCGCTTTGTTCTTGTCGGTTCTGGCAACCCCGAAGAAGGTGAACTGCGACCTCAACTGCTGGATCGCTTTGGGATGCACGCCGAAATTCGCACGGTTAAAGAACCAGCCCTGCGAGTGCAAATCGTTGAGCAACGGGCAGAATTTGACCAATATCCTCAGCAGTTTCTCGAAAAGTATCAGCCCCAGCAACAAGCTTTGCAACAACAGATAGTTAGCGCTCAAGAACTTCTGCCCTCAGTCGCAATGGACTATGACCTGCGGGTGAAAATCTCAGAAGTCTGCTCTGAACTAGATGTCGATGGCTTGCGGGGTGACATTGTGACTAACCGTGCCGCTAAAGCCCTAGCAGCGTTTGAAAGTCATACCGAAGTTACAGTTGATGATATCCGCCGCGTTATGACTTTGTGTCTGCGCCATCGGCTCCGTAAAGACCCGTTGGAGTCAATTGATTCTGGCTATAAGGTAGAAAAAACCTTTAACCGTGTATTTGGCATTGAAACGAATTCAATAGAAGCCTCAGAGAAAACGGCACAAGCCAATGGCATTGGTCAGACTAGTGGACGTTTTCGCTAA
- a CDS encoding class I SAM-dependent methyltransferase, producing MSKKRDSSFQGDRFASHSPQGVGSNHESDPWQAMLEQVAARFNRQYRGEAFELPTEVEAMPIFREWAAGTLPAKIASPFWEIAPPQKNQRCLDIGCGVSFLIYPWREWEAFFYGQEISTVARDALNARGPQLNSKLFKGVELGRAHQLKYSSAQFDLVIATGWSCYFPLDYWSTVISEVKRVLKPGGHFVFDILDPEKPLAEDWAVLETYLGTEVFLHPMAEWEKTIKATNAKVVARQSGELFELYKVHF from the coding sequence ATGTCTAAAAAGCGCGATTCTTCGTTTCAAGGCGATCGCTTCGCCTCACATAGTCCCCAAGGTGTTGGCAGTAACCATGAATCAGACCCTTGGCAGGCGATGCTGGAGCAGGTGGCGGCTCGCTTTAACCGGCAGTATCGGGGTGAAGCCTTTGAACTGCCAACAGAAGTGGAGGCAATGCCAATTTTTCGGGAGTGGGCTGCTGGCACGCTTCCAGCTAAAATTGCTTCCCCTTTCTGGGAAATTGCTCCACCCCAAAAGAACCAGCGCTGTTTAGATATTGGCTGTGGTGTCAGCTTTTTAATCTATCCTTGGCGAGAGTGGGAAGCTTTTTTTTATGGACAGGAAATCAGTACGGTGGCACGGGATGCGCTCAATGCGCGTGGTCCCCAACTGAACTCGAAGTTGTTCAAGGGGGTCGAGTTAGGACGAGCTCACCAGTTGAAATACTCCTCAGCTCAATTTGATCTGGTGATCGCGACTGGATGGAGCTGCTATTTTCCACTTGATTACTGGAGCACTGTTATATCTGAGGTCAAGCGGGTGCTAAAACCAGGCGGTCATTTCGTTTTTGACATCCTCGATCCAGAAAAGCCCTTGGCGGAAGATTGGGCGGTTTTGGAAACCTATCTTGGTACTGAGGTCTTTCTGCACCCTATGGCTGAGTGGGAAAAAACGATTAAAGCCACTAATGCCAAAGTGGTTGCACGGCAATCGGGGGAATTGTTTGAGTTGTACAAAGTGCATTTTTGA